From Oryzias latipes chromosome 18, ASM223467v1:
CAATTAAACAAAtagtcatattttattttataaaaacataaaagaaacttACATGATTTTgtaaagacttacagaaaatttGTTGCTTTAGATCAGTTCAGTTTTCATTTATGATTTTCTATTTATCATTTGATAAGTTTTTAGTTTGgtcaatttttttatattagcaGTTCAAGCctacatacttttattttaattgttactTGGCTTTTCTGGTAGAAGCTTCAGTATCAGACTCTTCAGAACTCTCATGTGGGATACCGCAGAGTTCCGCCTTGGGaccaaatgagttttttttacacttctgTTTTAACAAATGATTAACAAATCGGTtggttcaaaaggggcccaagtccaaaaggtttgtttttcttttaattgcatagcttaaagggaggctacaccaaatgattaatactttacccagatttagcaccagttcatagcttacaaatgctataatatgaagcaacGCACTTTTATAGTTCCGGAGGACttgcaaactaaagtctctggacttgggcccttcttgaattaaacaggggcgctgccatattgaataactagtgctgccatctatgggataaagcgaaacccatgcaagagaggcccaagtccaggaattttgcacttaatgcattttaaatgtcaagcatagtcaatacattacaacgtacttgggacttttttgcacataatcagatagcttttcccttgaagaccataaaacatataatatctctattttgaaatattgtggacttgggccccttttgaattcAGCGATTCAAATAATTAGTCAATTTAGCAACGTTTCCCCCCTATGCAGTTGATATCTACTTATCCACCTCTCTCTAGTTccacaaacattttattgtgtATTGTTCACCCGGGGTTCTGTGTTTGGCTCAATTTTGAATTTATctataaaaatgtttgcttgtttttttcctcaaactaTCAGCTTCATCGTCTTTTTGTTGGACTTACCAGGTCTCTGTGGATGAAGCTATGTGCTTCTAGGTACTCCATCCCTTCGCAGACATCCTGGCACATAGACAGAAGCATTTCCACACTCAGACTCACAGATTTCTGACGCAGGAAGTTTAGAAGGCAGCCGTTTTCCATAAACTCCGCCACAATCAGCATAGGGTTCTGCTTCAAGCAAACCCCATACAGCTGCACTAGCTTTGGGTGGCAGAGCCTCCTGGCAACACAACATGCAGAAAGGGTTACAATGTCACATCCTGCCTGTTTTGTTTGGGGATTTCTGGTTCTCGACCTCACATCATGACTTTAGCTTCCTCAGCAAAGTCCTCCTCGTACATGGCTCCCTCCTTGATGGCCTTTATAGCCACCCTTTGCTCAGCCCTCCACTTCCCCAGTCTCACCACCCCAAACTGGCCACATCCCAGCTCCTTCATGAAGGTCAGCTCGCTTGGGTTGATCTCCCACTTTTCTggagaaaattagaaaaaaaaagaaaataggacATTGatggtttaaatgtttttattgaagtGGCAGAAGTTTGTGGtatgtttttaatagaattcGATCCTTTACAATAAATTATTAAtagaaaataattataaaaacacattttttggttGAACTCAAACCAAAAAATCTTACAAATAAAGCACAGtctcatctgcataaagacagattttcattgtttttgtttggttacaGACAGAACACCACCGTTCCTTGGTAAATGGACCTTTAGGAGGGAGACTTtataggaaaaataaaagctaaatcgTTCATTTAAGACTTAAAAAAGTGAGGATGATTAAACTATTTTACAAGAAccagattaaataattaaaccCCATTTATTTACCTGAGCTGAATCCTGCAGTTGCCGGCGCACACCTTCCCATAGGTCCTATAGCATATCGTAACCTCGTAACGAGGCcttcaaaacagtaaaaaaacacaactttactTATTTGAGCTTTAGCTagttttttcatcatcagatgAAAGAATCCTGGCTTACCTGCTGCATTGTGCTCGTGGTAGTGTATAACGTCTGGTATGGAGTTGAAGGTATGCTTTTCAGCCAGGTAGAACTGTCCGGTGTCACTGACTTTAACCTGGTAATGTCTAACATCTCCATTGGAGCTGTGTACAATCAAAGAGAATgagtttttgaatctttgctCATACAAGCTGtaatttttctgtttccacTTTCAGTTTGGGAGTTAAATTGTGTAGAGGAGAGGAATCACCTCAATGTTTTAGTGTAAACAGACACTGTGTACACCCCCTTTTGACTGGACTCTCGCACGATGAAACTGCCTTCtttgtcctgaaaaacaaccaaagCCAGTGAGTGTTTTCCATTTTCAGATGAAGCTACGCCTGACGTACATACCTCTTGTTTCAGCAGTCGCTCTGCTTCCGTCCTGGTTATGTTTTTGCAGTACCAtctacataaaaaagaaaaaactaagaaCTACAGACCTTCCACGTTTACAGTAAAAggctaaaggcccgttcacaccgggacgaatttcgtcggcgattttcgccgacgtttaacgcctcgtgactaaacaaagggccccaatgagagtgtgcacaccgacgcgaaaaaacgccacgcgacaaagcgtcagaaaaaaaaaacgcctcgggttcgtttttttttttcgacgcgtcgcgtcgaaatctactcgaccaatgagaacggcgcttttgctcacgtgtctggagcttctgaagttacagtaaaacacaacttgggggcgctcaaacacaaaactgccttgctgagcacacataccagcgaagaagatagacgccaagtagcgtctacacagccgcgaagcaataatgacggacattctaaaacatccccgaaccaagcaccagttggagctactggtgcttgaaatattcatgttttctttgtttgattctgacaagcgtgtaaatacttgctctcttcttctgagtgaaaagcgactttaagaagcgtaaagttgcgcagcgccaccttgtgtacaggagtatttctgttttacattaagcgccatctaatgtcagggaatgaaattgcatgttcactccactcatcgtcagcgaaaatcgcctgggtgtgaacacaaaaaacgtggcgaaaaacgctggcgaataacgcctggcgaatattcgtcccggtgtgtacgggccttgaggATGGTAAACATTTTTGACTCACGGATTTGCCTCGATTCCGCCTTTTTCTGTCACATAGTTGCTGGGGATAAAGCCTTTATTCCTGATGAAATCAGAGCAGCAAAAGTTAGTCTacgtttgttttaaataaatgattagCTACAGTTTATGGTCAAAgccagaaaagtgtgttcatgCAGTTCTTGCAGATTCTTGCAGATAGTTTCCtcgtttttgaaatgtttgaaggAAATTATTCACAGAAGCCAACAGAAATCTTAGTGAACCTCAGATGAACTTTGAACACCAAAGAAGCAAAAGGGCTATGGATGATGCAACAAAGCAAAAGAATTAATGTAGACACCAGGGAGCTGTGTTATATGGTGGAAAAGTATAGATCCTTAATAGTGAGAGTCTGCGCTCACACCAAACATGAATCAAGGGTTAGGGttgtccagtttcaatgttatgttGATGTACAGATGTGATCAAAGGTCCTACAGCATATTTTTAGCATTGAGCACAGTGTGATTCTCTAACCGCAGTTCATTTCTGAAGGTGAGACAGCGAGGCATTGAAAAACTTAAACATTCTTTGACCTTTTTGCGGGGTGTTTCCATTGTTCAAATATCAACTTTGTCAAAGAATTTGCGTCACATCAACTAGTCAACAACTCATCTTTGGCCCCTGATGTGTTGATGATGTgaacagtgggtggagtccaatcCAACATGGCATAGAGTTTGATCGCTCTCCTTCTGAACTTAATGATGTTTCATTTGTAtagagaaaataataataagaaagtGTGTATTCGTAATTTTTGAAATGCGTGCGGCCAgccctgaacttttttcttggtcgcaaggaaaaagtttttcctaATGTCAAGAAGTCAACTTggcatgtataaagaaaaatggAGGACGCAAATTAGCCATGAAGAGCACCAAAGTATCAGGTTCAGACTAAAAATACTCACAACCTCCTGTAAACATGCAAAGTTGAGGTTTGTGTCTAGAGAAAACTGAAGTTGCTGATGCATGAATTTGTCTGGTAATgcaggattagtgaaaaccaaATCCGTGTTCGATTTCTGTGGACTGCGCTGAATGGTCTCCACGTACCCGTGTTTGTCCTGTGCCCTCCACCAAAGCTGGTCCTGCTTGTGAAGGATGACGTACTCCTCCCCCTTCAGAAACGACAGGAAGGTGAAGGTCATGCATGAAGCTGAGCGGCTGTTGACGCTCTCGCCTCTATCTACCTGTTTGAGCGTCAGGTCAGACTCTTCTTTGGCGGTAAAGTCGTACATGGCGACCACATTGATCAGCCCGTCTCCCTCGCCATCCTCTCCCTCGGGCGGAGGAAGGGGAAGTTTCTTCCTGGACCTGTCAACCTGACGGCCAGacgaaataaaaataaagaaaaccagAAGCAGAGAATCAAAACCTGAAAGAGATCTACAGAAGAAGAAACTTTAAAGCATCTGAAGAGTCGTACCCGCCAGGGCTGCCCTGGGTATCGCCTTTTGGGGAAGCACAAAGAGGTCCTGCCCTCCAACTCCATGTGGGTGCTGATCTCCCTGAAAAATAACGTTTACTGTAAAAACAAACTCTTTATCTAACTTTCATTCAATAGTTGGACCGTTCTACTGTGCAGCTAAAGCTGTATTTGGAGGTCAGACACTGCTGTGTGAAATCTGCTCTCAATATTTGACCCTTCCCCCAAGGTAGGGGTTAGGGGGAATCTTTGTGATGGTTCTAACCCCAGTCAAACTTTGAATGCTGAATGTTTGACCCAAACATGGATTCAAACCCACAATACCCCAGTTTCATGGCAAATATTGTACCTACAACTACTAGGTCGGTTTTGTTGGCTTTAGCATTTTGTTCACATGTTCAAAAAATgcacaatgttgttttttaattagagAAGTGAAACAGTTCAGACATATTTGTTTGGTAGGGGTGTAAAgattaatcaatgaatcaatttaCATTCCtgcaatccaaccagatcaatctgtctgagacaAGTTGTCAATCAAACCGTCTTAAaccagtttaaaatattttcatgaatgaaatgaaataaatggataatatcgatattggaaaacaccattttgactcagacatggtaggtttattttactatcatGTAAAAAGGATCA
This genomic window contains:
- the LOC101170464 gene encoding tyrosine-protein kinase TXK, which codes for MIHSNHSIHSVFCCCCCALQTREISTHMELEGRTSLCFPKRRYPGQPWRVDRSRKKLPLPPPEGEDGEGDGLINVVAMYDFTAKEESDLTLKQGEEYVILHKQDQLWWRAQDKHGNKGFIPSNYVTEKGGIEANPWYCKNITRTEAERLLKQEDKEGSFIVRESSQKGVYTVSVYTKTLSSNGDVRHYQVKVSDTGQFYLAEKHTFNSIPDVIHYHEHNAAGLVTRLRYAIGPMGRCAPATAGFSSEKWEINPSELTFMKELGCGQFGVVRLGKWRAEQRVAIKAIKEGAMYEEDFAEEAKVMMRLCHPKLVQLYGVCLKQNPMLIVAEFMENGCLLNFLRQKSVSLSVEMLLSMCQDVCEGMEYLEAHSFIHRDLAARNCLVNEHNVVKVSDFGMTRYVLDNQYTSSSGAKFPVKWSPPEVLHYSKYSSKSDVWSYGVVMWEIFSEGRTPFENRSNMEVVTDITRGIRLYRPHRASKQLYTIMYRCWHETAQGRPSFSDLLEDIKKLAEKTE